The genomic stretch CGCGCGAGGCGATGGCGCCATTCCTCGATGTCCGCTTCGGCAACCCCAGCGGCCTCTACGCCATCGGCCGCGACGCCCAGGAAGCGCTCGACGAAGCCCGCGCCGCCGTGGCCGCCTGCCTCGGCGCCCGCCCCTCCGAAATCATCTTCACCAGCGGCGCCACCGAGAGCATCAATACCGCCCTCTTCGGCATCAGCTACGCCCTCCGCCGCGCCGGCGCCGGGAACCACGTCATCACCAGCGCCATCGAACACCACGCCGGCATCCACGCCGCCGCCTTCCTCGAAGAGCTCGGCTTCGACGTCACCACCGTCGGCTGCGACGCCTCCGGCAGCGTCTCCCTCGCCGAGATCGACCGCGCCATCCGGCCCGGCACCATCCTCGTTAACGTCATGCTCGCCAATAACGAGGTCGGCACCATCCAGCCGATCCCTGAGCTCGCCGCGCTCCTCCGCGAACGGACCGCGCCCGGCGGCCATCGCATCGTCCTCCACACCGACGCCGTCCAGGCGCCCGCCTGGCTCCCCATCGACGTCGAAGCGCTCGGCGTCGATGCCCTCAGCCTCTCCGCCCACAAGTTCGGCGGTCCCAAGGGCACCGGCATCCTCTACCTTCGCCGCGCCACCCCCTTCCATCCCCTCCTCCTTGGCGGCGGCCAGGAGATGCACAAGCGAGCCGGCACCGAAAACGTCGCCGGCATCGTCGGCACCTCCGCCGCCCTCCAGGCTGCCGCTGCCGGCACCGCCGGGCGCTCCGCCCGCGTCCTCGAGCTCCGCAACCGCCTCCGCGACGGCATCCTCGCCGCCATCCCCGACGTCCAGGTCAACGGCTGCCAGGTCAACTGCCTCCCGAACATCCTCAACGTCGCCTTCGGCGGCCTCGAAAGCGACGCCCTCGTCGCAGCCCTCGATGAACGCGGCGTCGCCGTCAGCTCCGGCAGCGCCTGCAGCAGCTCCACCTGGGAGCCCTCCCACGTCCTCATGGCGATGGGCGTCCCCATCCGCCGCGCCGTCGGCAGCATCCGCTTCTCCCTCGGCGAAACCACGACACCGGCCGAGATCGACGCCGTCCTCCAGCTCCTCCCCGGCGCCGTCGAAGCCGCCCGCCGCCAGTTCGCTCGCGCGCGCACCTGACCCTTGGCAGGCCCGCCCCTACACTCGAACTGGTGAACGTCGAGGCCCTGCCCTACACCCTGCTCATCATCCTCGCCGAACTCACCATCGGCAGCCTCTGGGTCACCCTCGCCAGCGACCTCCGCGGCGGCGTCACCCGCGGGTTCGTCCTCACCATGGCGCTCTGCATCGCCATCGCCGGCATCCTCGCCCTCTGGACCGCAAGCTCCCTCTCCCTCGGCCCCGACGTCGACGGCTACAGCATCGACCCCGACCCCTTCCCCCGCTTCCGCCAGGCGCTCCTTCTTGTCACCGTCGCCAGCGGCATCTACATGTTCGCCGTCTTCATGGGCTGGGACCCCGTCGGCCGCATCGCCGGCATCCTCGGGTCCCTCGCCGGGCTCGCCGCCATCGTCCTCCTCTCTATCATGTTCGCCCCGCCCACCTGGGGCTACCCCGCCATCTTCCTCGGCCTCTTCGCCGGCACCCTCGCCCTCGGCGCCGTCTCCGTCGCCATGACCTGGGGCCACTGGTACCTCACCGAGGGCGCCCTTCCCGCCTGGCCCCTGCGTGACCTCTGCCTCATCCTCCTCGGCGCCCATGCGCTCCAGGCCGTCGTCCTCGCCGTCAACCTCGCCGTGCCCGTCCGCGAAGTCCCGCTGCCCGCCAACCCCGTCGATGTCGGCCTGTTCGCCAACCCGGTCCTCTACCTCCGCATCGGCGTCGGTCTCGTTTTCCCCATCATCCTCGCCTACCTCGCCTACCGGACCACCCGCATCCGCGCCATGCAGAGCGCCACCGGCCTTCTCTACATCGCCATGGGCGCCGTCTTCGTCGGCGAAGTCCTCGCCAAAGGGCTCATGTTCCTCACCGGCCGCCCCACCTGACCCCGCTCCCCGCTCCCCGCTCCAAACTCCCAGCTCCAAGCTCCCAGCTCCTCCCTCGGGGCG from Tepidiforma thermophila encodes the following:
- a CDS encoding cysteine desulfurase family protein; translated protein: MIYLDHAATSPLRPAAREAMAPFLDVRFGNPSGLYAIGRDAQEALDEARAAVAACLGARPSEIIFTSGATESINTALFGISYALRRAGAGNHVITSAIEHHAGIHAAAFLEELGFDVTTVGCDASGSVSLAEIDRAIRPGTILVNVMLANNEVGTIQPIPELAALLRERTAPGGHRIVLHTDAVQAPAWLPIDVEALGVDALSLSAHKFGGPKGTGILYLRRATPFHPLLLGGGQEMHKRAGTENVAGIVGTSAALQAAAAGTAGRSARVLELRNRLRDGILAAIPDVQVNGCQVNCLPNILNVAFGGLESDALVAALDERGVAVSSGSACSSSTWEPSHVLMAMGVPIRRAVGSIRFSLGETTTPAEIDAVLQLLPGAVEAARRQFARART